From Toxotes jaculatrix isolate fToxJac2 chromosome 1, fToxJac2.pri, whole genome shotgun sequence, a single genomic window includes:
- the LOC121181009 gene encoding src substrate cortactin-like isoform X3 translates to MWKAAAGQSVKVAADDGGDDWETDPDFENDVSEKEQRWGAKTVAGSGHQEHIDIHQLRETVSTEHTSLKQKEMETMPKASHGYGGKFGVQQDRMDKSAVGHDYQSKLSKHCSQTDTSKGFGGKFGVQADRVDQSAVGFEYTGKTEKHASQKDYAKGFGGKFGVETDKVDKSAVGFEYQGKTERHESQKDYVKGFGGKFGVQTDRQDKSALGWDHQEKLQLHESQKDYKRGFGGQYGVEVERQDQCALGYEHKESLAKHESQKDYSKGFGGKFGVQNDRMDKSAGTFEDVEKPTPSYQKTRPVEAAGSSTGSIKARFENIAKQKEEEDRKRAEEERARRQAKEKQEQEEARHKMEETPKAASPAPAASPSPTPSPTPPVQPAAAPAYHSTEEASYDAAEENGEQLYEAEPQNQYAQEEDLYQTPEETAAGDGQQYEYSEDLGVTAVALYDYQAAGDDEISFDPDDIITNIEMIDEGWWRGVCRGAYGLFPANYVEVRQ, encoded by the exons ATGTGgaaggcagcagcaggacagtcaGTCAAAGTGGCTGCAGATGATGGAGGGGACGACTGGGAGACCGACCCTGACTTTGAG AATGACGTATCAGAGAAGGAGCAGCGCTGGGGGGCCAAGACGGTGGCCGGTTCAGGACACCAGGAGCACATAGA TATCCACCAGCTGCGTGAGACGGTGTCGACGGAGCACACCTCCTTGAAGCAGAAGGAGATGGAGACGATGCCAAAGGCCTCTCATGGATATGGGGGAAAGTTTGGAGTTCAGCAGGACCGCATGGACAAG TCTGCTGTGGGTCACGATTACCAAAGCAAGTTGTCCAAGCACTGCTCCCAGACAGACACGTCCAAGGGCTTTGGAGGAAAGTTTGGTGTGCAAGCGGACCGTGTTGACCAG TCTGCCGTGGGCTTCGAGTATACCGGGAAGACGGAGAAACACGCTTCGCAGAAAG ATTATGCGAAGGGCTTTGGTGGCAAGTTTGGTGTTGAGACCGACAAGGTGGACAAAAGCGCTGTGGGCTTCGAGTACCAGGGCAAAACGGAGAGACACGAGTCGCAGAAAG ACTATGTGAAGGGCTTTGGAGGCAAGTTCGGCGTGCAGACGGACAGGCAGGATAAATCCGCCCTGGGATGGGACCATCAGGAGAAACTTCAGCTCCACGAGTCTCAGAAAG actATAAGCGTGGGTTTGGAGGGCAGTATGGGGTAGAGGTGGAGAGGCAGGACCAGTGTGCCCTGGGCTATGAGCACAAGGAGAGCCTGGCCAAGCACGAGTCCCAGAAAG ATTATTCTAAAGGCTTTGGAGGGAAGTTTGGTGTCCAGAATGACCGGATGGATAAG AGTGCAGGGACGTTTGAGGACGTGGAGAAGCCGACTCCATCTTACCAGAAAACCAGGCCTGTGGAAGCTG CCGGCAGCAGCACAGGAAGCATCAAGGCCCGCTTCGAGAACATCGCcaagcagaaggaggaggaggacagaaagagagcgGAGGAGGAGCGAGCGCGTCGCCAGGCCAAGGagaagcaggagcaggaggaggcgcGCCACAAAATGGAAGAGACGCCCAAGGCCGCGTCTCCTGCCCCTGCTGCGAGTCCCAGTCCCACTCCCAGCCCAACTCCACCTGTCCAGCCGGCTGCGGCACCGGCGTACCAC AGCACAGAAGAAGCTTCCTACGATGCTGCTGAGGAGAACGGAGAGCAGCTGTACGAGGCTGAGCCACAGAACCAGTACGCTCAGGAAGAGGACCTCTACCAGACCCCtgaggagacagcagcaggag ACGGGCAGCAGTATGAGTACAGCGAGGACCTCGGGGTGACAGCGGTGGCTCTGTATGACTACCAAGCAG ctgGCGATGACGAGATCTCTTTCGACCCCGACGACATCATCACCAACATCGAGATGATTGACGAGGGCTGGTGGCGAGGCGTGTGCAGAGGCGCCTACGGCCTTTTCCCGGCCAACTACGTGGAGGTTCGGCAATGA
- the LOC121181009 gene encoding src substrate cortactin-like isoform X2 has product MWKAAAGQSVKVAADDGGDDWETDPDFENDVSEKEQRWGAKTVAGSGHQEHIDIHQLRETVSTEHTSLKQKEMETMPKASHGYGGKFGVQQDRMDKSAVGHDYQSKLSKHCSQTDTSKGFGGKFGVQADRVDQSAVGFEYTGKTEKHASQKDYTTGFGGRYGVQADRVDQSAMGFDYQGKTEKHESQKDYAKGFGGKFGVETDKVDKSAVGFEYQGKTERHESQKDYVKGFGGKFGVQTDRQDKSALGWDHQEKLQLHESQKDYSKGFGGKFGVQNDRMDKSAGTFEDVEKPTPSYQKTRPVEAAGSSTGSIKARFENIAKQKEEEDRKRAEEERARRQAKEKQEQEEARHKMEETPKAASPAPAASPSPTPSPTPPVQPAAAPAYHSTEEASYDAAEENGEQLYEAEPQNQYAQEEDLYQTPEETAAGDGQQYEYSEDLGVTAVALYDYQAAGDDEISFDPDDIITNIEMIDEGWWRGVCRGAYGLFPANYVEVRQ; this is encoded by the exons ATGTGgaaggcagcagcaggacagtcaGTCAAAGTGGCTGCAGATGATGGAGGGGACGACTGGGAGACCGACCCTGACTTTGAG AATGACGTATCAGAGAAGGAGCAGCGCTGGGGGGCCAAGACGGTGGCCGGTTCAGGACACCAGGAGCACATAGA TATCCACCAGCTGCGTGAGACGGTGTCGACGGAGCACACCTCCTTGAAGCAGAAGGAGATGGAGACGATGCCAAAGGCCTCTCATGGATATGGGGGAAAGTTTGGAGTTCAGCAGGACCGCATGGACAAG TCTGCTGTGGGTCACGATTACCAAAGCAAGTTGTCCAAGCACTGCTCCCAGACAGACACGTCCAAGGGCTTTGGAGGAAAGTTTGGTGTGCAAGCGGACCGTGTTGACCAG TCTGCCGTGGGCTTCGAGTATACCGGGAAGACGGAGAAACACGCTTCGCAGAAAG ACTACACCACTGGGTTTGGGGGGCGATACGGAGTGCAGGCAGATCGTGTCGACCAGAGCGCAATGGGCTTCGATTACCAGGGCAAAACCGAGAAACACGAGTCCCAGAAAG ATTATGCGAAGGGCTTTGGTGGCAAGTTTGGTGTTGAGACCGACAAGGTGGACAAAAGCGCTGTGGGCTTCGAGTACCAGGGCAAAACGGAGAGACACGAGTCGCAGAAAG ACTATGTGAAGGGCTTTGGAGGCAAGTTCGGCGTGCAGACGGACAGGCAGGATAAATCCGCCCTGGGATGGGACCATCAGGAGAAACTTCAGCTCCACGAGTCTCAGAAAG ATTATTCTAAAGGCTTTGGAGGGAAGTTTGGTGTCCAGAATGACCGGATGGATAAG AGTGCAGGGACGTTTGAGGACGTGGAGAAGCCGACTCCATCTTACCAGAAAACCAGGCCTGTGGAAGCTG CCGGCAGCAGCACAGGAAGCATCAAGGCCCGCTTCGAGAACATCGCcaagcagaaggaggaggaggacagaaagagagcgGAGGAGGAGCGAGCGCGTCGCCAGGCCAAGGagaagcaggagcaggaggaggcgcGCCACAAAATGGAAGAGACGCCCAAGGCCGCGTCTCCTGCCCCTGCTGCGAGTCCCAGTCCCACTCCCAGCCCAACTCCACCTGTCCAGCCGGCTGCGGCACCGGCGTACCAC AGCACAGAAGAAGCTTCCTACGATGCTGCTGAGGAGAACGGAGAGCAGCTGTACGAGGCTGAGCCACAGAACCAGTACGCTCAGGAAGAGGACCTCTACCAGACCCCtgaggagacagcagcaggag ACGGGCAGCAGTATGAGTACAGCGAGGACCTCGGGGTGACAGCGGTGGCTCTGTATGACTACCAAGCAG ctgGCGATGACGAGATCTCTTTCGACCCCGACGACATCATCACCAACATCGAGATGATTGACGAGGGCTGGTGGCGAGGCGTGTGCAGAGGCGCCTACGGCCTTTTCCCGGCCAACTACGTGGAGGTTCGGCAATGA
- the LOC121181009 gene encoding src substrate protein p85-like isoform X1 yields the protein MWKAAAGQSVKVAADDGGDDWETDPDFENDVSEKEQRWGAKTVAGSGHQEHIDIHQLRETVSTEHTSLKQKEMETMPKASHGYGGKFGVQQDRMDKSAVGHDYQSKLSKHCSQTDTSKGFGGKFGVQADRVDQSAVGFEYTGKTEKHASQKDYTTGFGGRYGVQADRVDQSAMGFDYQGKTEKHESQKDYAKGFGGKFGVETDKVDKSAVGFEYQGKTERHESQKDYVKGFGGKFGVQTDRQDKSALGWDHQEKLQLHESQKDYKRGFGGQYGVEVERQDQCALGYEHKESLAKHESQKDYSKGFGGKFGVQNDRMDKSAGTFEDVEKPTPSYQKTRPVEAAGSSTGSIKARFENIAKQKEEEDRKRAEEERARRQAKEKQEQEEARHKMEETPKAASPAPAASPSPTPSPTPPVQPAAAPAYHSTEEASYDAAEENGEQLYEAEPQNQYAQEEDLYQTPEETAAGDGQQYEYSEDLGVTAVALYDYQAAGDDEISFDPDDIITNIEMIDEGWWRGVCRGAYGLFPANYVEVRQ from the exons ATGTGgaaggcagcagcaggacagtcaGTCAAAGTGGCTGCAGATGATGGAGGGGACGACTGGGAGACCGACCCTGACTTTGAG AATGACGTATCAGAGAAGGAGCAGCGCTGGGGGGCCAAGACGGTGGCCGGTTCAGGACACCAGGAGCACATAGA TATCCACCAGCTGCGTGAGACGGTGTCGACGGAGCACACCTCCTTGAAGCAGAAGGAGATGGAGACGATGCCAAAGGCCTCTCATGGATATGGGGGAAAGTTTGGAGTTCAGCAGGACCGCATGGACAAG TCTGCTGTGGGTCACGATTACCAAAGCAAGTTGTCCAAGCACTGCTCCCAGACAGACACGTCCAAGGGCTTTGGAGGAAAGTTTGGTGTGCAAGCGGACCGTGTTGACCAG TCTGCCGTGGGCTTCGAGTATACCGGGAAGACGGAGAAACACGCTTCGCAGAAAG ACTACACCACTGGGTTTGGGGGGCGATACGGAGTGCAGGCAGATCGTGTCGACCAGAGCGCAATGGGCTTCGATTACCAGGGCAAAACCGAGAAACACGAGTCCCAGAAAG ATTATGCGAAGGGCTTTGGTGGCAAGTTTGGTGTTGAGACCGACAAGGTGGACAAAAGCGCTGTGGGCTTCGAGTACCAGGGCAAAACGGAGAGACACGAGTCGCAGAAAG ACTATGTGAAGGGCTTTGGAGGCAAGTTCGGCGTGCAGACGGACAGGCAGGATAAATCCGCCCTGGGATGGGACCATCAGGAGAAACTTCAGCTCCACGAGTCTCAGAAAG actATAAGCGTGGGTTTGGAGGGCAGTATGGGGTAGAGGTGGAGAGGCAGGACCAGTGTGCCCTGGGCTATGAGCACAAGGAGAGCCTGGCCAAGCACGAGTCCCAGAAAG ATTATTCTAAAGGCTTTGGAGGGAAGTTTGGTGTCCAGAATGACCGGATGGATAAG AGTGCAGGGACGTTTGAGGACGTGGAGAAGCCGACTCCATCTTACCAGAAAACCAGGCCTGTGGAAGCTG CCGGCAGCAGCACAGGAAGCATCAAGGCCCGCTTCGAGAACATCGCcaagcagaaggaggaggaggacagaaagagagcgGAGGAGGAGCGAGCGCGTCGCCAGGCCAAGGagaagcaggagcaggaggaggcgcGCCACAAAATGGAAGAGACGCCCAAGGCCGCGTCTCCTGCCCCTGCTGCGAGTCCCAGTCCCACTCCCAGCCCAACTCCACCTGTCCAGCCGGCTGCGGCACCGGCGTACCAC AGCACAGAAGAAGCTTCCTACGATGCTGCTGAGGAGAACGGAGAGCAGCTGTACGAGGCTGAGCCACAGAACCAGTACGCTCAGGAAGAGGACCTCTACCAGACCCCtgaggagacagcagcaggag ACGGGCAGCAGTATGAGTACAGCGAGGACCTCGGGGTGACAGCGGTGGCTCTGTATGACTACCAAGCAG ctgGCGATGACGAGATCTCTTTCGACCCCGACGACATCATCACCAACATCGAGATGATTGACGAGGGCTGGTGGCGAGGCGTGTGCAGAGGCGCCTACGGCCTTTTCCCGGCCAACTACGTGGAGGTTCGGCAATGA